The genomic stretch TTGTTGATCTTTTATTTAGTTTAAACGTAGTTTTTAGTACCATAGTTGGAATATTATCCCCCTTCTTTTCTAAGTACGTCGATGTTATATTTCCAGGTGTAAGTTATGGAAATTAGTTGGGTTGAGTTGTTAAAACTGTTGATAACTACGGGAGTATGTTGGATAAACTTTGTAGTGATAGATACTTACTTTGGACTACCCAAGAAGCCTGGAGTATCGGGGGCAGAGGTAATTGGAAAAACTTTGGAGAAGTTAGGGGGAAATATAAACGGAGGGTACTTTATGGGAAATATCGTATGTTCTCCAGATGCCTCTGCAGGTACCTTGATGGCAAGTATATTTTACTATCTAATGGGGTTTAAAGGAGGTCTTATTGCGGCACTTCTCATATTCTTGGGTAATAGGTTGTGTAACGATCCTGGTTATGCAGGTACCGTTGGGGCCTTTAGTGCAACGGTAATTATACATCTCTTCAGTGGTTTTATCGAGCCTAAGTACTTTCTCGGAGGAATGGTGATAGCAATATTTACGATTCAGGGACTCTACCATGTTGGGGCTTCTAAGGTTTTAGGATACATTGGAAAGAAATTGGGGATGATATAGATGGATATTGTAATGTTGTTGATAGGTGCTATATCATTTGTAGTTGGGTTTAGAGTATTCTTAACGAAGAATAAAGTGCAAAAACTACTCTATATGTGCTGTTTAAATTTCGCCATTGCTGCACTTATTGCACTTTATGTTAAAAGTCCAATGGGTGGGGTTGTAGCAGCAGTCTATTTCCTAGGATCTACTCTATCCAGTAATGCCATAGCCCATACTCTTGGGAAGATCCAAAGAATTGAAGGTGAAGGATAATGGTGATAATGTGGAATTACTTCCCTTAGTGTCGATCTTCTGCGTTGTTATGGGATGTATCGGTGTTATCCTAAATACAGATTACTTAGATAAGATAATCATGTTGGAGTTTTTGACAGGTGGTTTAATCGGTCTTATAGTATCCTTTTACTACTTGGATGTAGCAACCCTAACTTCTATAATGGAGCCTGTAAGCACTATAATACTCCTGTTGGGATCTCTTAAGTACATCTACATTAAGAGATCCAAGAAGAAATACAGTTCAAAACTGCCAATACTTGTAAAGTAGGGATAGAATGGATGTGGTGGTGCCAACCCTTTATCTAGGATACTTTCTACTTATATTAGGAACCCTAGGTGTTATAATAGGCCCAAAAACTGAGGATCCCCTTGTTAGATTCTTAAATGTGGAGGTACCTACAGTAGGTGTAATGTTGATATTTCTAGCGTATAATCTAACTTTGGCACTTATGACATACATCACCATAAACGTCCTAATTACCTTAGTGTTTATAAGAACTATAATTAAAAGGGAAGAGTTGGAGGCATAATTATGGATATTGGAAAGGTGTGGAATTATATCTCACGTCCAGAAGTTGTGCCTAGGTTATTTGCACTATTTCTCTGTTTGATAATGATTGTTGAGTTTTTCATACCTACAACTTATAACGAGAATCAGCTGTATCCAAAGTGTCCTCCTCAGAGCCAGATATTTAAATCACCTCTTGCACCTTATGACAGGGGAGGAGAACCTCTCAAGAAACCCGCAGATATTAAAACCCAGTATCCTCAATTTGAACCTATAAAGGGAAAAATAACTGCCTATCTTACCCCTCCTGCTATATGGATCTCTAAGATGACTCCCTACTTTGGAACAACCATAGTATCAACTCCAGGAGGAATACTGGACGAGATACTCTACTATACGAGGGGGCTGGATACTGTACTGGAGTCCTTAACACTCCTAATATCTTTCATAATCTTCAGTTGGGTGTACCTCCATAGAGAGAAGGTGGAATAATGGATATTGTCCAAAGTATGTTTAATCATTCCGTCTTTGCAGGTTTTGTTGTAGGGATGCTCTCCCTTATTGCAATAAGTTATCAGAGATCTGATATACATACACTTATTTTAACCGATGTTGTAGAATGTGCTATGTTGGTTATTATTGCTGCTGTTGGAACCGATCTTGCCGAGGCCCTTATTCTACCTGGGTTAGTTGTAGGACTGGCGGAATTTTTAGTAGTCTCTGAGATTCTGATACAGAAAAGTAAATTGAGGGAGAAGAAAAAGGATAAAAAGATATCAAAGTTATTTGAAGAGTTCTTAGCTGTGAAAGAACCTGAAATAGTTGGGAAAATAGAGCACCCGAAGATGGAAGTACTTTACAGTGCTCCAAGGTTTATAGGTATTATACTGGTTATCTACGGAGCATTTTTAACAGGTTTTACAGGAGGGGCTGTAATGTCTGTTGGTTTACTGTTCTACCTCCTCTCTCAGGGAATGATTGATAAGAAAATATCTTCAGAGAACATAAGAAATTTTTGGGAGGCTATTTCAGGATTTTCAGGGGTTATGTGGGCATTCTGGATACTCTTTGGATTTATAGGTTTTTACCTCTTCCCGCATCACTATGTAACTTTCCTTCTGATAGCAGGAGGTGCCTTGGCACTTAAGGTAGGTTCTAAACTTGGATTAATAGGAGATCTGAAGTTCTAGGTGGTGATATGCCCTTTAATATTATCTCTATATCGGGGGATTTTTATGGGTATATTCCCTTTGGAGACATAGTATTCTACATTACAGAGTTCTCTGCGATATTCTTCATAGTTGTCATGTTCTTTACCTTAGTTGTCTACTTTACAAAACCTGAGAAACAGTTGGAGTCACAAATAGGGAGTTTTGATAAACTCAACTATGTCTCCCTTGAGGAGCTGAAGGTAAGGAGGCTGATGGCTATTATCTGTGGCATCTGCACTGCATTTGCCATGCTTACGGGAGATCTGTTTAACTATGCGCTCTTCCTCGCAGTAATAGGTATAGCTAACATAGGTATCGTCTCGGCAGTTAAAAAGGAGTGGGTACTAAATGCAGCTTACCACTACGGTATAATAGCTATGATATCATCCCTCCCCCTCTTCGGAGGAGCTGCCCTAATACTGGCTAAAACTGGCACCCTCTCAATATTGGAGTTGGCAAAAGGACATTACGATCTACTATTCCAGAAAATTCTCTATGCAGTAGGTATGGTTGGAGAGACAGGAGTTGCTCCCTTTTACGCCGCAAAGGCTGAAATGTTCAGGGCTCCTGGAGCACCATATATCCTGATGATACATCTATCTTCCCTACTTATAGTAATAAAGACTGCAGAAATACTACTAACCATTTAAAGGGGATCTTATGACACCTGAAAGAAAAAGCGGAATACTGTCTCTTATAGTTGGAATCTTAGGGTTTCTCTATATTATACTCTATCCAAGAAATGTACTGATTGTTTACTTAGGTACTGCTCTATTTACTCCCTTCATCCTCTACGGTGTAGGAATAACGTTTATTCCAAAAACTAGGAGGAAAAAGGAAGGACTCCTTCCATTTAGGGGGTGGTAATTATGGAGTTGTACAATATAAAGTATGTAATAGATGCACTTGCCTACAGTTTATACGCCTTCTTAGTGGGAGGTCTACTGTTGGGACTACATAGAAAGATAGTAGCCAGGATCCAGGGAAGACCAGGTCCTCCTATTATCCAGTATATTCTCCACACCTTTAAATTCTACTTTAAGGAGATAACGTTTCCTATAACCGCAGGAAATCCCCTATATATATTTGTAGCACTAATGAGTATTACGGTATGGATATCTACACTCTACCTTGGAGTTGTATTTAACTCTTCTTTACTAATACTTATGGGTCTATACATCCTCCAGAAGATAGTGGAGCATGGTTGTGGTCTCAGTAGTGGATCCCCGTATGGGAAGTTGGGAGGTGTAAGAAGTGTATTCTCCGCCGCTGCAGAAGTGCCACTCTTTGCAGTAATAGGTACTATATATCTCCTAACCAAATCTCTGATAATAGGAGATATTATAAGATATCAAGAAGTACATGGACCCATAATCTTCCAACTACCCTTTGCAGCATTTGCCTTCTTTGTACTTCTTCTTTCAAAAGCTCCCAATAGCCCCTTTGCCATAGTGAAGGATAAGAGTATAGTAAGTGGATACATTACAGAACATTTCGGTATCTTAGAATCTCTGATAATGATAGCCGATGGAATAGCGTGGTTTGTTCTCCTCTGGATATTTATAGGAGTATTTATCGGTCCTTTATTAATATCCAACCCGCTGTTAACATTACTTGGAATGGTAGCTTTAACTTTTATAGTATCTCTCATCTGTGCCTTAACTCCTCTCTTAACACCAAATCACTCAGTTATGATTCAGATACTTATAAGTGCTCTTGCTATTGTGGATCTACTACGTAGGGCTATTATGGGATAGTTGGGTGAAATTGTGATAGAGGTAAGGTATATAGACTATTTACTGATCTCCGTCTTTGTTCTCCTGATGATGGCAGTATCTGTAACTCTTGTACAAATCAACGTACTTCACCTTGTAATA from Methanofervidicoccus abyssi encodes the following:
- a CDS encoding DUF2109 domain-containing protein; the protein is MDIVMLLIGAISFVVGFRVFLTKNKVQKLLYMCCLNFAIAALIALYVKSPMGGVVAAVYFLGSTLSSNAIAHTLGKIQRIEGEG
- a CDS encoding DUF2108 domain-containing protein; its protein translation is MELLPLVSIFCVVMGCIGVILNTDYLDKIIMLEFLTGGLIGLIVSFYYLDVATLTSIMEPVSTIILLLGSLKYIYIKRSKKKYSSKLPILVK
- a CDS encoding DUF2107 family protein, which codes for MDVVVPTLYLGYFLLILGTLGVIIGPKTEDPLVRFLNVEVPTVGVMLIFLAYNLTLALMTYITINVLITLVFIRTIIKREELEA
- a CDS encoding EhaF family protein — translated: MDIGKVWNYISRPEVVPRLFALFLCLIMIVEFFIPTTYNENQLYPKCPPQSQIFKSPLAPYDRGGEPLKKPADIKTQYPQFEPIKGKITAYLTPPAIWISKMTPYFGTTIVSTPGGILDEILYYTRGLDTVLESLTLLISFIIFSWVYLHREKVE
- a CDS encoding EhaG family protein is translated as MDIVQSMFNHSVFAGFVVGMLSLIAISYQRSDIHTLILTDVVECAMLVIIAAVGTDLAEALILPGLVVGLAEFLVVSEILIQKSKLREKKKDKKISKLFEEFLAVKEPEIVGKIEHPKMEVLYSAPRFIGIILVIYGAFLTGFTGGAVMSVGLLFYLLSQGMIDKKISSENIRNFWEAISGFSGVMWAFWILFGFIGFYLFPHHYVTFLLIAGGALALKVGSKLGLIGDLKF
- a CDS encoding proton-conducting transporter transmembrane domain-containing protein; protein product: MPFNIISISGDFYGYIPFGDIVFYITEFSAIFFIVVMFFTLVVYFTKPEKQLESQIGSFDKLNYVSLEELKVRRLMAIICGICTAFAMLTGDLFNYALFLAVIGIANIGIVSAVKKEWVLNAAYHYGIIAMISSLPLFGGAALILAKTGTLSILELAKGHYDLLFQKILYAVGMVGETGVAPFYAAKAEMFRAPGAPYILMIHLSSLLIVIKTAEILLTI
- a CDS encoding respiratory chain complex I subunit 1 family protein; the protein is MELYNIKYVIDALAYSLYAFLVGGLLLGLHRKIVARIQGRPGPPIIQYILHTFKFYFKEITFPITAGNPLYIFVALMSITVWISTLYLGVVFNSSLLILMGLYILQKIVEHGCGLSSGSPYGKLGGVRSVFSAAAEVPLFAVIGTIYLLTKSLIIGDIIRYQEVHGPIIFQLPFAAFAFFVLLLSKAPNSPFAIVKDKSIVSGYITEHFGILESLIMIADGIAWFVLLWIFIGVFIGPLLISNPLLTLLGMVALTFIVSLICALTPLLTPNHSVMIQILISALAIVDLLRRAIMG